In Oscillatoria sp. FACHB-1406, the DNA window AAAAGGCTGGAAAACGGTCGTTGGTTTCCAAACTCGCAATCCCATCCACCGCGCCCACGAATACATCCAAAAATGCGCTTTAGAAATCGTTGACGGTTTATTTTTGCATCCTCTCGTCGGCGTGACGAAGAGTGACGATATCCCGGCTGACGTGCGGATGCGCTGCTATGAAATTATGGTGGAGCATTATTTCCCAAAGGATCGAGTTATTTTGGCGATTAATCCTTGCTCGATGCGCTATGCAGGACCTCGGGAGGCGATTTTCCACGCCCTAGTGCGCAAAAATTATGGCTGCACGCATTTTATCGTCGGTCGCGACCATGCGGGGGTTGGCGATTATTACGGCACTTACGACGCTCAATACATTTTTGATGAGTTTGAACCGGCAGAGTTGGGAATTGTGCCGATGATGTTTGAACACGCTTTTTACTGTAAGGTGACGGAGCAGATGGCGACGAAGAAAACCAGTCCGAGTACGCCAGAACAGCGGGTGCATTTGTCGGGAACGAAGGTGCGCGAGATGTTGCGTCGGGGCGAGTTGCCGCCGCCGCAGTTCTCGCGTCCGGAAGTGGCGGCGGAGTTGGCTAAAGCGATGCAAGCAATGGCAGAATAGGTTTAATTAATAATTCGTAATTCGTAATTCGTAATTCGTAATTCGTAATTCGTAATTCGTAGTTCGTAGTTCGTAGTTCGTAATGAGGGGTTTTATGCCTCTTAATTGCTTGAGGTTTGCGATCGCGATACGGATGGAGCGTTACGAATTACGAATTGCCGTTCTCTATTTACCGAAAAGAGACTAGGACTCAACAGAGCAATTAACGACTCCGAACGTTATAGCATTTTTCGTTTGCGTGAGGTATACAGTGCGGGCGAATACCATTCGCCCCTACTCATCTAATTTCAATTTTTGTACCTCATCCATTGGAAAAACGCTATATCCATCATCCATTATTCAAGACGTTATCCATTGTCGAATGGCACTGACTTAAGGCTGGTGGGCGCTGCCCACCCTACGAAATTATCTGTAGAGACGTTGTATACAACGTCTCTACGGGCGATTTTTCAACT includes these proteins:
- the sat gene encoding sulfate adenylyltransferase, coding for MSVNFAANAPHGGRLVNRIASETERQEFLAQAEQLPRVQLDERATSDLVTIAIGALSPLCGFMEQKDYESVVDNMRLANGLPWSIPVTLSVTEEVADTLQEGNWVRLDDPTGRFIGVLELTQKYRYNKAHEAINVYRTEETKHPGVKAIYDQGPINLAGPIWLLERDSHPLFPTYQIDPAESRRMFKEKGWKTVVGFQTRNPIHRAHEYIQKCALEIVDGLFLHPLVGVTKSDDIPADVRMRCYEIMVEHYFPKDRVILAINPCSMRYAGPREAIFHALVRKNYGCTHFIVGRDHAGVGDYYGTYDAQYIFDEFEPAELGIVPMMFEHAFYCKVTEQMATKKTSPSTPEQRVHLSGTKVREMLRRGELPPPQFSRPEVAAELAKAMQAMAE